From Carassius auratus strain Wakin chromosome 22, ASM336829v1, whole genome shotgun sequence, a single genomic window includes:
- the LOC113040579 gene encoding NACHT, LRR and PYD domains-containing protein 3-like, with protein sequence MSEERGNDSPSEMRLSLKQSSVSGGMPNFSENKKSSTKSVVSGSLVSSSVSVTSDQSRREPLNFSDKKSPSAGSVVSGSLVSSSVSVTSDQSRREPLNFSDKKSPSAGSVRSGSLVSSSVSVTSDQSRREPLNFSDKKTPSAGSVRPGSIVSSSMSVKSDQSRDPPLDFSDKKTQSAGRTLDSDFQTHSNHKNFKDNLLGIFQELENKIINFLKNELERFRKILQKDGTQEKDFVKDFNENKCSIKEAALELTLCFLREMKQHEAADTLEDDLIFIHQLKCSLKNKYQCVFEGIAKQGDSTLLKNIYTDLYITQGCSEQVNIEHEVRQIEVTSRRHESQEIPVECTKLFEAPEKDKQIRTVLTKGVAGIGKSISVQKFIMDWAEGKENQDISFMFPLPFREMNLKETEKLSLMDLITQFFPETKGLNLTRRNRFKVLFILDGLDECRLPLNFGGNVTRADILSPSSLDVLLTNLVNGNLLPSALIWITTRPAAASKIPPDYIDRLTEIRGFSDTQKVEYFKKRFTDENQAKEIIDHVKKSKSLFIMCHIPVFCWISATVFQNILEEKRKNLKNNEAGDSSKTLQESNAEDTPKTLTQMYTHFLCFQIQQSRKKYDGEYTPDVSWDKDAILSLGKLAFHQLEKNNLIFYDTDLEACGINASKASVYSSMCTQIFKEERGIIVGTMYCFVHLSIQEFIAALYAHLFLDKNKTSVFAQDSTEQANKNEAMVDLLKTAVDKALESDNGHLDLFLRFFLALSLQSNRQLLRGLLTQQDCNEQDYKEIVQYIKLKLEDNPSPERSINLLYCLNEMNDQTLVEEIQNHLSKGSLSSGDLSPSQWSALAFVLLTSEEELEEFELQKFKKSDECLIRLSSVIRTSKRALLNDCNLTEKSCPALATLLGSDNSLKELNINNNNLQDSGVKKICSGLKMLKCELEILRLSNCSFTEEGYKALALALRSNPSHLIELDLAGNDPRQSGVNQLTNVLKNGYCKLKILRLNDCNLTDKCCSVLSKLLGSETNLKELNMNNNNLQDSGVTYLCTGLKNKKCKLEILRLCKCDLTEKSCSDLASVLNSDSSSLKDLDLSNNDLHDSGVKLLSEGLREKCKLQKLSHQF encoded by the exons ATGTCAGAGGAGCGAGGAAATGACTCGCCGTCTGAGATGCGTCTCTCTTTAAAACAGAg ctctgtgtctggTGGCATGCCGAACTTCAGTGAGAACAAAAAGTCATCTACCAAaag TGTAGTATCAGGCTCACTTGtatccagctctgtgtctgtgacgaGTGACCAATCAAGACGTGAACCACTGAACTTCAGTGACAAAAAATCACCATCTGCCGGaag TGTAGTATCAGGCTCACTTGtatccagctctgtgtctgtgacgaGTGACCAATCAAGACGTGAACCACTGAACTTCAGTGACAAAAAATCACCATCTGCCGGaag TGTAAGATCAGGCTCACTTGtatccagctctgtgtctgtgacgaGTGACCAATCAAGACGTGAACCACTGAACTTCAGTGACAAAAAAACACCATCTGCTGGaag TGTCAGACCAGGCTCAATTGTATCCAGCTCtatgtctgtgaagagtgaccaaTCAAGAGATCCACCACTGGACTTCAGTGACAAAAAAACACAATCTGCCGGAAG AACATTAGATTCAGACTTCCAGACTCACAGTAACCACAAGAATTTCAAAGACAATCTCTTAGGGATTTTCCAG gagcttgagaacaaaataataaatttccTGAAGAATGAGCTTGAACGATTTAGGAAAATATTACAAAAGGACGGCACACAAGAGAAAGactttgtgaaggactttaatgagaaTAAATGTAGTAtcaaagaagcagctcttgagCTCACACTCTGTTTCCTGAGGGAGATGAAGCAACATGAAGCTGCTGATACTCTAGAAG atgatctcattttcattcatcagctaaaatGTAGCCTAAAGAATAAGTATCAATGcgtgtttgaaggaattgcaaaaCAAGGAGACTCTACACTTCTAAAaaacatctacacagatctctatatcactcagggttgtagtgaacaggtcaatatTGAACATGAGGTAAGACAGATTGAAGTTACTTCCAGGCGTCATGAATCACAAGAGATACCAGTTGAATGCACAAAGCTGTTTGAAGCACCTGAAAaagacaagcagatcagaactgtactgacaaaaggagttgctggcatcggaaaatcaATCTCGGTCCAGAAGTTTATTATGGACTGGgctgaaggaaaagaaaatcaagatatcagttTTATGTTTCCTCTTCCATTCAGAGAGATGAACCTAAAGGAGACAGAAAAACTAAGTTTAatggaccttataactcagttttttCCAGAGACTAAAGGACTTAACCTTACAAGAAGAAATAGATTTAAAGTCCTGTTCATCCTTGATGGACTGGATGAATGTCGTCTTCCTCTTAACTTTGGTGGTAATGTGACACGGGCTGATATATTATCACCAtcctctctggatgttctcctgacgaacctcGTCAATGGAAATCttcttccttctgctctcatctggatcaccaccagaccagcagctgccagtaagattcctcctgactatatagaccggctgacagagatacgaggattcagTGATACACAAAAGGTGGAGTACTTCAAAAAAAGATTCACAgatgagaatcaggccaaagaaatTATTGATCATGTAAAAAAATCCAAGAGTCTATTTATCATGTGCCACAttccagtcttctgctggatttcagcgacagtttttcaaaacattttagaggagaaaagaaaaaacctgaaaaacaatGAGGCTGGTGACTCCTCTAAAACACTGCAGGAATCAAACGCTGAAGACACTCccaagactctgacacaaatgtacacacactttctatgctttcagatccagcagagcagaaAAAAGTATGATGGAGAATACACACCAGATGTCtcctgggataaagatgccatcCTTTCATTGGGGAAACTGGCatttcatcagctggaaaaaaacaacctgatcttctatgacacagatctggaagcctgtggtattaATGCCTCTAAAGCATCAGTGTATTCAagcatgtgtacccagatctttaaggaggaaagaGGGATCATCGTTGGCACCATGTACTGTTTtgttcacttgagcattcaagagtttatcgcagccctttatgcacatctttttctagacaaaaacaaaacaagtgtaTTTGCTCAAGATTCTACAGAACAGGCAAACAAAAATGAAGCCATGgttgatttgctcaagactgcagtggacaaggcacttGAGAGTGACAATGGACATCTGGACCTTTTCCTTCGTTTCTTTCTCGCTCTGTCACTCCAGTCCAATCGACAACTCTTACGAGGACTGTTGACACAGCAAGACTGCAATGAACAGGACTACaaggaaatagttcagtacatcaagctGAAATTAGAAGATAATCcgtctccagagagatccattAATCTGCTTTACTgtctgaatgaaatgaatgaccAAACTCTGGTGGAAGAAATTCAGAACCATcttagcaaaggaagtctctcatctggTGACCTCTCACCTTCTCAGTGGTCTGCTTTGGcttttgtgttgttgacatcagaggaggagctggaggagtttgaacttcagaaattcaagaaatcagatgAGTGTCTCATTAGACTATCATCTGTCATCAGAACCtccaaaagagctct ACTAAATGATTGTAACTTAACAGAAAAAAGCTGTCCAGCTCTTGCTACACTTCTTGGATCAGATAACAgtctgaaagagctgaacataaacaataataatctgcaagattcaggagtgaagaaaATCTGCAGTGGACTGAAGATGTTAAAGTGTGAATTGGAGATACTGAG ACTTTCAAACTGCAGtttcactgaagaaggttataaagctctggctttagctctgagatcaaacccttcacacctgatagagctagATCTGGCAGGAAATGATCCTCGACAATCAGGAGTGAATCAGCTCACTAATGTGCTCAAGAATGGATACTGTAAATTAAAGATACTCAG GCTAAATGATTGTAATTTAACAGACAAATGCTGCTCAGTTCTGTCTAAACTTCTTGGATCAGAAACTAAcctgaaagagctgaacatgaacaataataatctgcaggattcagggGTGACTTATCTCTGTACTGGACTGAAGAATAAGAAGTGCAAATTAGAGATACTGAG GCTTTGTAAGTGTGACCTGACAGAGAAAAGCTGTTCAGATCTTGCTTCAGTTCTCAATTCAGACTCTAGCAGTCTGAAGGATCTTGACCTGAGCAACAACGATCTGCATGATTCAGGAGTAAAGCTGCTCTCTGAAGGACTGAGAGAGAAATGTAAACTACAGAAACTCAG TCATCAGTTTTGA